The following proteins come from a genomic window of Pseudomonas sp. J452:
- a CDS encoding DMT family transporter, with product MSRQGRWVAMACLVVAMALWGSSFIALKFAFSELPPMWVIFGRMALGSLVFLLAWRWRGRLDYRAGDWKYLLALTACEPCLYFIFEALALQNTSAAQAGMITALLPLLVAMGAYVFLRERITRTTLAGFLLAVVGAVWLSLAGEASSSAPAPLLGNFYEFLAMLCAMGYTLLLKFLSQRYSPFILTAMQAFIGSLFFLPLALATEPLPSQFSVLGVGSVVYLGLVVTVGAYGLYNYGVSSLPASQASGFTNLIPVFTLIFAALLLGESLSPLQYLAAALVFVGVALSQWRSSVPPPAGILD from the coding sequence ATGAGCCGGCAGGGACGGTGGGTGGCAATGGCGTGTCTGGTGGTGGCGATGGCCCTGTGGGGCAGTTCGTTCATCGCCCTCAAGTTCGCCTTCAGCGAACTGCCACCGATGTGGGTGATCTTCGGCCGCATGGCCCTCGGCAGCCTGGTGTTCCTGCTGGCCTGGCGCTGGCGTGGACGGCTCGATTATCGCGCCGGCGACTGGAAGTACCTGCTCGCCCTGACGGCCTGTGAGCCCTGCCTGTACTTCATCTTCGAAGCCCTGGCGTTGCAGAACACCAGCGCTGCCCAGGCCGGGATGATCACCGCGCTGTTGCCGCTGCTGGTGGCCATGGGCGCCTATGTGTTCCTGCGCGAACGTATCACCCGCACCACCCTGGCCGGCTTTCTCCTGGCAGTGGTCGGCGCGGTGTGGCTGAGCCTGGCCGGCGAGGCCAGCAGCAGTGCGCCGGCGCCGCTGCTGGGCAACTTCTACGAATTCCTCGCCATGCTCTGCGCCATGGGCTACACGCTGCTGCTGAAATTTCTCTCGCAGCGCTACTCGCCGTTCATCCTCACCGCCATGCAGGCCTTTATCGGCTCGCTGTTCTTCCTGCCGCTGGCGCTGGCGACCGAGCCATTGCCCAGTCAGTTCAGCGTCCTCGGCGTCGGCTCGGTGGTGTACCTCGGCCTGGTGGTTACGGTGGGCGCCTATGGCCTCTATAACTATGGAGTGAGCAGCCTGCCGGCCAGCCAGGCATCCGGGTTTACCAACCTGATCCCGGTGTTCACCCTGATCTTCGCCGCGCTGTTGCTGGGTGAGAGTCTGAGTCCGCTGCAATACCTGGCCGCGGCGCTGGTGTTCGTCGGCGTGGCGCTGAGCCAGTGGCGCAGCAGTGTGCCGCCGCCAGCCGGGATTCTCGATTGA
- a CDS encoding monovalent cation/H+ antiporter subunit A: MELLLIVGLPFLGALLPVLFERHGRLACSLATALAPLLALGWLLWLTPQVFAGEVLLVSQPWLPQLGFNLSLRLDGLALLFALLILGIGLLVILYARYYLSEREPIGRFFSYLLLFMGAMLGVVLSENLLLMLTFWELTSLSSFLLIGFWGARSDARKGARMALAVTGGGGLALLAGILLIGHMVGSFELSAVLASGDLIRAHALYPVALVLVLLGAFTKSAQFPFHFWLPHAMAAPTPVSAYLHSATMVKAGVFLLARLYPALSGSDLWFYLVSLAGLATLLLGAFMALFQHDLKGLLAYSTISHLGLITLLFGLDSPLSNVAAVFHIINHATFKASLFMAAGIIDHETGSRDMRRINGMWKYLPHTAVLAMVASSAMAGVPLLNGFLSKEMFFGEALQQAQLGSFNWVIPAAAVLAGVFSVAYSLRFVHDVFFNGEPVNLPKFPPHEPPRYMKVPVEILVFLCLLVGMLPGYTVAPLLAVAAQASLGGTLPAYDLAVWHGFNLPLLMSAVATVGGILVYVCRQPLFRWYAGLPEVDAKLVFEQQVQRVTAFARWLTGLLENGSQQRYLALLLGSALVVSGVALAPLMQLGGTRALTPLDGITALGLVLLAVSGVLTAIFHRQRLVALLILGVGGMLVALAFARFSAPDLALTQLVVEVVTLVLLVLALYYLPSRTPEESSSLRGLRDFILAGGCGVMVALLAYGVLTRPYAGIAEFFLANSVSGGGGTNVVNVILVDFRGFDTLGEITVLAIAAVGIVAMLNGLHLRNPTCDPQGRRWAWAKYPLILKTLSRLLLPLAILISVFIFLRGHNLPGGGFIAGLITAVALILQFIANGVAWVEERLPLNYQRMAGVGVLLAGLTGLGSWAFGRPFLTTAFGHFELPLVGEFELATAMLFDLGVFFTVVGATLLILVNLGRVSLAPPASEEIH, translated from the coding sequence ATGGAGCTGTTGCTCATCGTCGGATTGCCGTTTCTCGGCGCCTTGCTTCCCGTCCTGTTCGAGCGCCATGGCCGTCTGGCCTGCAGCCTGGCCACTGCCCTGGCACCGCTGCTCGCCCTGGGTTGGCTGCTGTGGCTGACTCCGCAGGTATTCGCCGGCGAGGTGCTGCTGGTGAGCCAGCCCTGGCTGCCGCAGCTGGGTTTCAATCTGTCGCTGCGCCTGGATGGCCTGGCCTTGCTGTTTGCCCTGCTGATCCTCGGTATCGGCCTGCTGGTGATCCTCTACGCCCGCTACTACCTCTCCGAGCGCGAGCCGATCGGCCGCTTCTTCAGTTACCTGCTGCTGTTCATGGGCGCCATGCTCGGCGTGGTGCTGTCGGAAAACCTGCTGCTGATGCTGACCTTCTGGGAGCTGACCAGCCTGTCGTCGTTCCTCCTGATCGGCTTCTGGGGCGCGCGCAGCGACGCCCGCAAGGGCGCGCGCATGGCCCTGGCGGTGACCGGTGGCGGTGGCTTGGCCTTGCTTGCCGGTATCCTGCTGATCGGCCACATGGTCGGCAGCTTCGAGCTGAGCGCGGTGCTCGCCAGCGGCGATCTGATCCGCGCCCACGCCCTTTATCCCGTGGCGCTGGTGCTGGTGCTGCTGGGTGCCTTCACCAAGTCGGCGCAGTTTCCCTTCCACTTCTGGCTGCCGCACGCGATGGCGGCGCCGACGCCGGTGTCGGCCTATCTGCACTCGGCGACCATGGTCAAGGCCGGGGTATTCCTCCTCGCACGGCTGTATCCAGCGCTGTCCGGCTCGGACCTGTGGTTCTACCTGGTCAGCCTCGCTGGCTTGGCGACCTTGTTGCTGGGCGCATTCATGGCGCTGTTCCAGCACGACCTCAAGGGTTTGCTGGCGTACTCGACCATCAGCCACCTGGGCCTGATCACCCTGCTGTTCGGCCTCGACTCGCCGCTTTCCAACGTCGCTGCGGTGTTCCACATTATCAACCACGCGACCTTCAAGGCTTCGTTGTTCATGGCGGCGGGGATCATCGACCATGAGACCGGCAGCCGCGACATGCGCCGCATCAACGGCATGTGGAAGTACCTGCCGCACACCGCGGTGCTGGCTATGGTGGCGTCCTCGGCGATGGCCGGGGTGCCGCTGCTCAACGGTTTCCTGAGCAAGGAGATGTTCTTCGGCGAGGCGTTGCAGCAGGCCCAGCTGGGCAGCTTCAATTGGGTGATCCCGGCAGCGGCGGTGCTGGCCGGGGTGTTCTCGGTGGCCTATTCGCTGCGTTTCGTGCACGACGTGTTCTTCAATGGCGAACCGGTCAACCTGCCCAAGTTCCCGCCCCACGAGCCGCCGCGTTACATGAAGGTGCCGGTTGAGATCCTGGTGTTCCTCTGCCTGCTGGTGGGCATGTTGCCTGGCTACACCGTGGCACCGCTGCTGGCGGTGGCGGCGCAGGCCAGCCTGGGCGGCACGTTGCCGGCCTATGACCTGGCGGTCTGGCATGGCTTCAACCTGCCGCTGCTGATGAGTGCTGTGGCAACGGTCGGTGGCATTCTCGTGTATGTCTGTCGCCAGCCGTTGTTCCGCTGGTATGCCGGACTGCCGGAAGTGGACGCCAAGCTGGTTTTCGAGCAGCAGGTGCAGCGGGTCACGGCCTTCGCCCGTTGGCTGACCGGTTTGCTGGAAAATGGCTCGCAGCAGCGCTACCTGGCGCTGCTGCTGGGCAGCGCCCTGGTAGTGAGCGGCGTCGCTCTGGCGCCCCTGATGCAACTGGGCGGTACACGCGCGCTGACGCCGCTGGATGGCATCACCGCGCTGGGCCTGGTGCTGCTGGCGGTGAGTGGCGTGCTGACCGCGATCTTCCATCGCCAGCGTTTGGTCGCACTGCTGATCCTCGGTGTTGGCGGCATGCTGGTGGCGTTGGCCTTCGCCCGTTTTTCCGCCCCGGACCTGGCGCTGACCCAGCTGGTGGTCGAGGTGGTAACCCTGGTGCTGCTGGTGCTGGCACTGTATTACCTGCCGTCGCGCACGCCGGAGGAAAGCTCCAGCCTGCGCGGTCTGCGCGACTTCATCCTGGCCGGCGGCTGCGGGGTGATGGTGGCCTTGCTGGCCTACGGCGTGCTGACCCGGCCCTATGCCGGGATCGCCGAGTTCTTCCTGGCCAATAGCGTCAGTGGTGGCGGTGGCACCAACGTGGTCAACGTGATCCTGGTCGACTTCCGCGGCTTCGATACCCTGGGCGAGATCACCGTGCTGGCGATTGCCGCGGTGGGCATCGTCGCCATGCTCAACGGCCTGCATCTGCGCAATCCGACCTGCGACCCGCAGGGGCGGCGCTGGGCCTGGGCCAAGTACCCGCTGATCCTCAAGACCCTGTCGCGCCTGCTGTTGCCGCTGGCGATTCTGATCTCGGTGTTCATCTTCCTGCGTGGGCACAACCTGCCGGGTGGCGGTTTCATCGCCGGGTTGATCACCGCGGTGGCGCTGATCCTGCAATTCATTGCCAATGGTGTGGCCTGGGTCGAGGAGCGTCTGCCGCTGAACTACCAGCGCATGGCTGGCGTCGGTGTGTTGCTCGCCGGGCTCACCGGGCTGGGCAGCTGGGCCTTCGGCCGGCCATTCCTGACTACGGCGTTCGGCCACTTCGAGCTGCCGCTGGTGGGCGAGTTCGAACTGGCCACGGCCATGCTGTTCGATCTCGGCGTGTTTTTCACGGTGGTGGGCGCCACGCTGCTGATCCTGGTCAACCTGGGGCGGGTCAGCCTGGCCCCGCCTGCCAGCGAGGAGATTCACTGA
- a CDS encoding glycine zipper 2TM domain-containing protein, which produces MRKSMLLTAAFAALALTLGGCVSNLSGDSYSRDEARKVQTVRLGTIEMLRPVKIEGTKSPIGTGAGAIIGGVAASGIGDGRGAAVAAVIGALAGGFLGSMTEEGLTRTQGVEITVREDDGTLRAYVQQVQENEIFRVGERVRIMTVDGTSRVAH; this is translated from the coding sequence ATGCGTAAATCCATGCTGTTGACTGCAGCTTTTGCTGCCCTGGCGCTGACCCTCGGTGGTTGCGTTTCCAACCTGAGCGGCGATAGCTACAGCCGTGACGAGGCGCGCAAGGTGCAGACGGTTCGCCTGGGGACTATCGAAATGCTGCGCCCGGTGAAGATTGAGGGGACCAAGTCGCCCATCGGCACAGGGGCCGGCGCGATCATCGGTGGTGTGGCTGCAAGCGGCATCGGCGACGGTCGCGGTGCTGCGGTGGCGGCGGTGATTGGTGCCCTGGCGGGTGGTTTCCTCGGCTCCATGACCGAGGAAGGTCTGACCCGTACCCAGGGCGTGGAAATCACCGTGCGCGAAGACGACGGCACCCTGCGCGCCTACGTGCAGCAAGTGCAGGAGAACGAGATTTTCCGCGTCGGTGAGCGTGTACGCATCATGACCGTCGACGGCACCAGCCGCGTCGCTCACTGA
- a CDS encoding Na+/H+ antiporter subunit E, which yields MSRWLPHPAHSLLLLLTWMLLVDTFAFGQWLLGSVLAIVIPLLFKRLLIEHPKGWKPLKFLRFLLMVVGDILVANFHVARLTLGRMKTLRPGFVEVPIELDNELAISVLVSVVSLTPGSLAADLSLNKRTLLVHGLDVPDPQAMIDEIKQRYEAPLKEIFPCSPT from the coding sequence ATGAGCCGCTGGTTGCCGCACCCGGCGCATAGCCTGCTGCTGTTGCTGACCTGGATGCTGCTGGTGGACACCTTCGCCTTTGGCCAGTGGTTGCTCGGCAGCGTACTGGCGATCGTCATTCCACTGCTGTTCAAGCGCCTGCTGATCGAGCATCCCAAGGGCTGGAAGCCTTTGAAATTTTTGCGTTTCCTGCTGATGGTGGTGGGCGACATCCTGGTCGCCAACTTCCATGTCGCGCGCCTGACCCTGGGCCGGATGAAGACCCTGCGTCCCGGCTTTGTCGAGGTGCCGATCGAGTTGGATAACGAACTGGCCATCAGCGTGCTGGTCAGCGTGGTGTCGCTGACCCCCGGCTCGCTGGCCGCCGACCTCAGCCTGAATAAGCGCACCCTGCTGGTCCACGGCCTCGATGTGCCGGACCCGCAAGCCATGATCGACGAGATCAAGCAGCGCTACGAGGCGCCGCTCAAGGAGATATTCCCATGCTCGCCTACGTGA
- a CDS encoding K+/H+ antiporter subunit F: protein MLAYVIPLCLAMLGLALLLAAARLVKGPSLPDRVLALDTLYINAIALIILYGIWQGSELFFEVALLIAVLGFVSTVALAKYMLRGDIIE from the coding sequence ATGCTCGCCTACGTGATCCCGCTGTGCCTGGCCATGCTCGGCCTGGCCCTGCTGCTGGCGGCGGCGCGTCTGGTCAAAGGCCCGAGCCTGCCGGACCGGGTACTGGCGCTGGACACCCTGTACATCAACGCCATCGCCCTGATCATCCTCTACGGCATCTGGCAGGGCAGCGAGCTGTTCTTCGAGGTGGCGCTGTTGATCGCCGTGCTCGGTTTTGTCAGCACCGTGGCGTTGGCCAAGTACATGTTGCGCGGAGATATCATCGAATGA
- a CDS encoding GNAT family N-acetyltransferase: protein MPALAAFIFEHGANPWNYLPQEAVLGHLHGIVEGSVQAVVAEQAGELVGFVTFLHSSNCRDYQPAQRRDLPQGYIGEAVVHRDLAGQGLGSRLLGEAVSQLVTQGVHDIYIERHEENPGSAGMMRKAGFVEVRTFADPERRANGSRRTTLCYLQVE, encoded by the coding sequence GTGCCAGCGCTAGCCGCCTTTATCTTCGAGCATGGCGCCAACCCCTGGAACTACCTGCCACAGGAGGCGGTGCTGGGACATCTGCACGGCATAGTCGAGGGCAGTGTGCAGGCCGTGGTGGCTGAGCAAGCGGGTGAGCTGGTCGGTTTCGTCACTTTCCTGCACAGCAGCAACTGCCGCGATTACCAGCCGGCACAGCGGCGTGATCTGCCCCAGGGCTACATCGGCGAGGCGGTGGTGCATCGTGACCTGGCTGGCCAGGGCCTGGGTTCGCGCCTGCTGGGGGAGGCGGTGAGCCAGCTGGTGACGCAGGGCGTGCATGACATCTACATCGAACGCCACGAGGAGAATCCCGGCTCGGCGGGGATGATGCGCAAGGCCGGTTTCGTCGAGGTGCGCACCTTCGCCGATCCCGAACGCCGCGCCAATGGCTCGCGGCGCACCACGCTGTGCTATCTGCAGGTTGAGTAA
- a CDS encoding Na+/H+ antiporter subunit G: MSLWLEILVSLLLLLGSAFVLIGAIGLYRLPDFFMRLHGPTKATTLGVGGLVLASLIFFSVGEQTLSSHELLISLFLFISAPVSAYMLAKAAVLHQLPLAQKTRGKPWQQ; this comes from the coding sequence ATGAGCCTGTGGCTGGAAATCCTCGTCTCGCTGTTGTTGCTGCTCGGCAGCGCCTTCGTGCTGATCGGCGCCATCGGCCTGTACCGTCTGCCGGACTTCTTCATGCGCCTGCACGGCCCGACCAAGGCCACCACCCTGGGGGTGGGCGGCCTGGTGCTGGCCTCGCTGATCTTCTTCAGCGTCGGTGAGCAGACCCTGAGCTCCCACGAGCTGCTGATCAGCCTGTTCCTGTTCATCAGCGCGCCGGTCAGCGCCTACATGTTGGCCAAGGCCGCGGTGTTGCACCAGTTGCCGCTGGCACAGAAGACCCGCGGCAAACCCTGGCAGCAGTAA
- a CDS encoding monovalent cation/H+ antiporter subunit D, with protein sequence MSHWLILPILLPLFCGGVLLVLPSHERLKRGLSVLATLALLPLSLALLVQADSGPLQVYALGDWRAPFGIVLVLDRLAALMLLATAVLASAAVLYAVRGDDRAGPRFHALFQFQLLGVNGAFLTGDLFNLFVFFEILLIASYALLLHGGGAQRVRAGLHYVVLNLCGSALFLIAVGTLYGLTGTLNMADLSVQVAAATADTAPLLAAAGLLLLLVFALKAALLPLYFWLPRAYAVAGAPVAALFAIMTKVGIYAILRVYTQIFGEGAGLLANLAQAWLWPLALATVLLGACGALAARTLQSLLAYLVVVSAGTLLAVIALGTAEAQAAALYYLLHSTWVAGGLFLLADLLARQRGDQAGELVQGPALEHPMLLGALFFFGAIAVVGLPPLSGFFAKLLLLQAVPPGGPALVLWSVLLGAGLCILVALSRAGSTLFWRVGRSTLDSAELDRGRLLVTLLLLACSLLLVALAAPLIDYTKAAAAQLHDIAQYRAILAEGAP encoded by the coding sequence GTGAGTCATTGGCTGATCCTGCCCATCCTGCTGCCGCTGTTTTGTGGCGGTGTGCTGCTGGTGCTGCCGTCCCACGAGCGGCTCAAGCGCGGCCTGTCGGTGCTCGCCACCCTGGCTCTGTTGCCGTTGAGCTTGGCCCTGCTGGTTCAGGCCGATAGCGGCCCCTTGCAGGTCTATGCGTTGGGCGACTGGCGTGCGCCGTTCGGCATCGTGCTGGTGCTCGATCGTCTGGCCGCGCTGATGCTGTTGGCCACGGCGGTGCTGGCCAGCGCCGCGGTGCTTTATGCGGTGCGCGGCGATGACCGCGCCGGGCCGCGCTTTCATGCGCTGTTCCAGTTCCAACTGCTCGGGGTCAACGGCGCGTTCCTGACGGGCGACCTGTTCAACCTGTTCGTGTTTTTCGAAATCCTGCTGATCGCCTCCTACGCCTTGCTCCTGCATGGCGGCGGCGCGCAGCGGGTGAGGGCAGGGCTGCATTACGTGGTGCTCAACCTGTGTGGTTCGGCGCTGTTCCTGATCGCGGTTGGTACGCTGTATGGCCTGACCGGCACCCTGAACATGGCTGACCTGTCCGTGCAGGTGGCTGCCGCGACGGCCGATACGGCGCCGCTGCTGGCGGCGGCAGGGCTGCTCCTGCTGCTGGTGTTCGCCCTCAAGGCGGCGCTGCTGCCGCTGTACTTCTGGTTGCCACGCGCCTATGCGGTGGCCGGGGCGCCAGTGGCGGCGCTGTTCGCGATCATGACCAAGGTCGGCATCTACGCCATCCTGCGCGTGTACACGCAGATTTTCGGTGAAGGCGCCGGCCTGCTGGCCAATCTGGCTCAGGCCTGGCTGTGGCCGCTGGCGCTGGCGACCGTGCTGCTGGGTGCGTGCGGCGCACTGGCGGCGCGTACCCTGCAAAGTCTGCTGGCCTACCTGGTGGTGGTATCCGCCGGCACGCTGCTGGCGGTGATCGCCCTCGGTACGGCCGAAGCGCAGGCGGCAGCGCTGTATTACCTGCTGCACAGCACCTGGGTCGCTGGCGGCCTGTTCCTGCTGGCCGACCTGCTGGCTCGCCAGCGCGGCGACCAGGCCGGCGAGCTGGTGCAGGGCCCCGCGCTGGAACATCCGATGCTGCTCGGCGCGCTGTTCTTCTTCGGCGCGATTGCAGTGGTCGGTCTGCCGCCCTTGTCCGGTTTCTTCGCCAAGCTGCTGTTGCTCCAGGCGGTGCCGCCCGGTGGCCCGGCGCTGGTCTTGTGGAGCGTGTTGCTGGGGGCGGGCTTGTGCATTCTGGTGGCGCTCAGCCGTGCCGGCAGCACGCTGTTCTGGCGGGTCGGACGCAGTACCCTGGACAGCGCCGAGCTGGATCGCGGGCGCCTGCTCGTGACCCTGTTGCTGCTGGCCTGCAGCCTGCTTCTGGTCGCGCTGGCCGCGCCGCTGATCGACTACACCAAGGCTGCCGCCGCCCAGCTGCATGACATCGCCCAGTACCGGGCCATTCTCGCGGAGGGCGCGCCATGA
- a CDS encoding PLP-dependent cysteine synthase family protein codes for MSDSRQWTREAVRIIEADFQRSADTHLIPLDLPGFPGIELYFKDESSHPTGSLKHRLARSLFLYALCNGWLKPGAPVIEASSGSTAISEAYFARLLGLPFIAVVPASTAREKLAQIAFYGGQTHLVADPTQIHAESVRLAAEHGGHFMDQFTYAERATDWRANNNIAESIFQQMRHERFPEPNWLVSSPGTGGTLATLGRYVRYRQLATRVLCADAERSVFFDSYVSGDRSLTLDCGSRIEGIGRPRVEPSFLPQVIDAMCKVPDALSLAAMRYLAQRLGRRVGASSGTNLIGALLAAQQMRAAGEQGSLVAILCDGGERYATSYYAASWLQAEGFELAPLIDCVAACAEQGVALPDHLRRAGL; via the coding sequence ATGAGCGATAGCCGTCAGTGGACCCGTGAAGCCGTACGCATCATCGAGGCGGACTTCCAGCGCAGCGCCGACACCCACCTGATCCCCCTCGATCTGCCGGGTTTTCCCGGTATCGAACTGTACTTCAAGGATGAATCCAGCCACCCCACCGGCAGCCTCAAGCATCGCCTGGCCCGTTCGCTGTTTCTCTATGCCCTGTGCAACGGCTGGCTCAAGCCGGGCGCGCCGGTGATCGAGGCGTCCAGCGGCTCCACGGCGATCTCCGAGGCCTACTTCGCCCGTCTGCTCGGCCTGCCTTTTATCGCCGTGGTGCCGGCTAGCACGGCCCGCGAGAAGCTGGCGCAGATCGCCTTCTACGGTGGCCAGACCCATCTGGTCGCCGACCCGACGCAGATCCACGCCGAGTCCGTGCGTCTGGCTGCCGAGCACGGCGGTCACTTCATGGATCAGTTCACTTACGCCGAGCGCGCCACCGATTGGCGCGCCAACAACAATATCGCCGAGTCGATCTTCCAGCAGATGCGTCACGAGCGTTTCCCCGAGCCCAACTGGCTGGTCTCCAGCCCCGGCACGGGCGGCACCTTGGCGACCCTCGGGCGCTACGTGCGCTACCGCCAGCTCGCCACCCGGGTGCTGTGCGCCGATGCCGAACGTTCGGTGTTCTTCGACAGCTACGTCAGCGGTGACCGCAGCCTGACCCTGGACTGCGGCTCGCGCATCGAGGGCATCGGCCGGCCGCGGGTCGAGCCGTCATTCCTGCCACAGGTGATCGATGCCATGTGCAAGGTGCCTGACGCCCTGTCGCTGGCGGCCATGCGTTACCTGGCGCAGCGCCTGGGGCGCAGGGTTGGCGCTTCCAGTGGCACCAACCTGATCGGCGCGCTGCTGGCCGCGCAGCAGATGCGTGCAGCCGGCGAACAGGGCTCGCTGGTGGCGATTCTCTGTGATGGCGGTGAGCGCTACGCCACCAGCTACTACGCTGCCAGCTGGCTGCAGGCCGAGGGCTTCGAACTGGCGCCGCTGATCGACTGCGTCGCCGCCTGCGCCGAGCAGGGTGTCGCCTTGCCGGACCATCTGCGCCGGGCTGGCCTGTGA
- a CDS encoding Na+/H+ antiporter subunit C — protein sequence MEALFAVTLGLLTASGVYLLLRARTFAVVLGLTLLSYAVNLFLFAMGRLSGSPAVLGQGGVPADPVPQALVLTAIVIGFAMTAFLVVLALRGVADLGNDHVDGQQDEETAP from the coding sequence ATGGAGGCGCTGTTTGCCGTGACCCTGGGCCTGCTCACCGCCAGCGGCGTGTACCTGTTGCTGCGCGCGCGCACCTTTGCCGTGGTGCTGGGGCTGACGCTGTTGTCCTACGCGGTCAACCTGTTCCTGTTCGCCATGGGCCGTCTGAGCGGCTCGCCGGCGGTGCTGGGGCAGGGCGGGGTTCCGGCCGATCCGGTACCGCAGGCGCTGGTGCTCACCGCCATCGTCATCGGCTTCGCCATGACCGCGTTCCTGGTGGTGCTGGCCCTGCGTGGCGTTGCCGACCTGGGTAATGACCATGTCGACGGGCAGCAGGATGAGGAGACGGCGCCGTGA
- the gap gene encoding type I glyceraldehyde-3-phosphate dehydrogenase, with protein sequence MLRIALNGYGRIGRALVRALFERGLENQLHVEAINELGDFKTLAHLTRFDSTFGRFNGHVGLHDDILQVHGQSIRLLGEKDITHLPWKQLAVDVVVDCTGRLKKRVLAEQHLAAGAPRVLLSHPLDTADLTVVYGVNHHLLGNQQIVSNASCTTNCLAPLAQVLHTAVGIRQGLMTTVHAYTNDQNLLDKTHNDLYRARAAALSMIPTSTGAAKAIGLVIPELAGRLDGLAIRVPTANVSLLDLTFNSQHPTSREAINDTLSKAARQFPLGVMECNDLPLVSCDFNGYPVSCVVDLNHTRVQGHDLVKVLAWYDNEWAFANRLLDVLLAWLKPQGPSV encoded by the coding sequence ATGCTGCGTATTGCCCTGAATGGATATGGGCGTATTGGTCGCGCCCTGGTTCGTGCACTGTTCGAGCGCGGACTGGAAAACCAGCTGCACGTCGAAGCGATCAACGAACTCGGCGACTTCAAGACCCTTGCCCACCTGACCCGCTTCGATTCCACCTTCGGCCGCTTCAACGGCCATGTCGGCCTGCACGACGACATCTTGCAGGTGCACGGCCAGTCGATCCGCCTGCTCGGCGAAAAGGACATCACCCATCTGCCCTGGAAGCAGCTGGCCGTGGATGTGGTGGTGGACTGCACCGGGCGCCTGAAAAAGCGCGTGCTGGCCGAACAGCATCTGGCCGCCGGCGCCCCGCGGGTACTGCTCTCGCACCCGCTGGATACGGCCGACCTGACCGTAGTCTACGGCGTCAACCACCACCTGCTGGGCAACCAGCAGATCGTCTCCAACGCCTCCTGCACCACCAACTGCCTGGCGCCACTGGCCCAGGTGCTGCACACCGCGGTGGGCATCCGCCAGGGCCTGATGACCACGGTGCATGCCTACACCAATGACCAGAACCTGCTGGACAAGACCCACAACGATCTCTACCGCGCCCGCGCCGCGGCCCTGTCGATGATTCCCACCAGCACCGGCGCGGCCAAGGCGATCGGCCTGGTCATCCCGGAACTGGCCGGGCGCCTGGACGGCCTGGCGATTCGCGTGCCGACCGCCAACGTGTCGCTGCTCGACCTAACCTTCAACAGCCAGCACCCGACCAGCCGCGAGGCGATCAACGACACCCTGAGCAAAGCCGCCCGGCAATTCCCGCTCGGGGTGATGGAATGCAACGACCTGCCGCTGGTGTCCTGCGACTTCAATGGCTACCCGGTGTCCTGCGTGGTCGACCTCAATCACACCCGCGTGCAGGGCCATGACCTGGTCAAGGTGCTGGCCTGGTACGACAACGAATGGGCGTTCGCCAACCGTCTGCTGGATGTGCTGCTGGCCTGGCTCAAGCCGCAGGGGCCAAGCGTGTAG